The window CGTATTTGCGCGATATCGGCCGCGCGCAATACACCTACGCCACCGATACGGAGGCCCTGGATGCGTTCCGCAAACTGTCGTCGCTCGAAGGAATCATCCCGGCGCTGGAATCCGCCCATGCGGTGGCCTTTGCGATGAAGGAAGCGCCGAAAATGGACAAGGACCAAATTCTGCTGGTCAATCTTTCCGGGCGCGGCGACAAGGACGTGCAGGAAGCCG of the Candidatus Methylacidiphilales bacterium genome contains:
- a CDS encoding tryptophan synthase subunit beta (catalyzes the formation of L-tryptophan from L-serine and 1-(indol-3-yl)glycerol 3-phosphate), which codes for YLRDIGRAQYTYATDTEALDAFRKLSSLEGIIPALESAHAVAFAMKEAPKMDKDQILLVNLSGRGDKDVQEAAKYLLK